In Plasmodium cynomolgi strain B DNA, scaffold: 0010, whole genome shotgun sequence, the following are encoded in one genomic region:
- a CDS encoding hypothetical protein (putative), producing the protein YPFLKEFPLYKFYVQLDHVRDDGPEYEECSDLLGSNYQRESNLSKICKKVSNATKTFYEIGEVIGSSPSNCCDYFNFWLNDHITKNIPKSVENRLVDNTFDKIFRKIDGPKCVYINLSRCNRDAFQKLKQLYDYSVSFDSIFDQISRGNLSGRDSYCSYIIESVNLYDNITKESLRVATSKYSGKLNRFKNKYNKIKSSALSCEQELPDLNFIMGLKSSGKKVQQKITKAEGHFKGVPNPVPKKVPLKKVPSMGALPKEVAFDQMTHHGVSPVSTIIDHENFESSVTLPNVAVEFCKVLGLSLLLLTLYKVNKFFM; encoded by the coding sequence tacccctttttgaaaGAATTCCCGTTATACAAATTCTATGTACAATTAGACCATGTCCGTGATGATGGTCCAGAGTACGAAGAATGTTCCGATTTGTTGGGAAGTAATTACCAAAGAGAATCAAATCTTTCTAagatttgcaaaaaagttaGCAATGCAACAAAAACATTTTACGAAATAGGGGAGGTAATTGGCTCCAGTCCTTCCAACTGTTGTGATTACTTTAACTTTTGGTTAAATgatcatataacaaaaaatattcccaaATCTGTGGAAAATCGTCTGGTTGACAATAcctttgataaaattttcagaaAAATTGATGGTCCTAAATGTGTGTACATTAATTTGTCAAGGTGTAATAGAGACgcttttcaaaaattaaaacagcTATATGATTATAGTGTAAGTTTTGATAGCATTTTTGATCAAATTAGTAGGGGTAATCTGAGCGGTAGAGATTCTTACTGCAGTTACATTATCGAAAGTGTAAATTTATATGACAATATTACGAAGGAATCGTTGCGCGTGGCTACTAGTAAGTACTCTGGTAAATTGAatcgttttaaaaataagtataacaaaataaaatcttCTGCATTATCGTGCGAACAGGAATTGCCAGACTTAAACTTCATCATGGGGCTTAAGTCATCAGGGAAGAAAGTTCAACAGAAAATTACCAAAGCAGAAGGTCACTTTAAGGGGGTACCTAACCCGGTACCAAAGAAAGTACCATTGAAAAAAGTACCCTCAATGGGCGCATTGCCAAAGGAAGTAGCATTCGACCAAATGACACATCATGGTGTGTCACCCGTATCTACAATTATTGACCATGAAAACTTTGAATCTTCCGTAACCCTTCCCAATGTTGCAGTAGAATTTTGCAAAGTGTTGGGATTATCTCTCTTGTTGCTCActttatataaggttaataaatttttcatgtgA